The nucleotide window CGAAATCCCCTATCTTGGCCCCTCCTATCGCACTAGCGCCAAGCTTCATCCGCTAACACCACCCCGAAAACCAGATTCTAAACGACATCCTCGACCTGCTTCCAACTCGCGCTCTTCTGCCGCTTGTTCGTGTAAACAGCCATTTCTACTCGGTCGCTTTGCACATTCTCCACCAGCGCCTTTTGCAGGCCGCTGCCCTTCCAGAACATCGCCTCATCCTTGAATGCTACCACCCAAGCGCGAAGCTCTCGACCCCATACCTATACTGCGATTATCTCCGCACAGATAAGATCGGTGCTGGTCCCAATGGCGACGAGGAAGCCAACGGGCCCGAACCCGAGCCAACGCTTGCCGGACTAAAGGGCCTATACTCGCACTTCAGACCCGTCGTTCAGGAGGAGAATCGCCGACCGAGGCTACGCTATCCAagacggcagcagcagcaagccaaCAACGGAGAGCCATCCACAGATGCCGCCGACCACCGACCGTCCGAGGAGGTCTTCCTCGACGAAGGCGAGCTGTTCTCCCAGCTCTGCTGCACAACTAACCTCGTCAAGGTTGGACCGAAGCCCGGCTTTTTCCTCAGCAACGTCAATGTAAGCGACGGCATTATGCGTGTCTGGCGCAGTTGGTTATCCGACCAAACCAATTCCACGCTCTCATCAGTAGCATCGTCGGCgtcctcatcaaccacagACCTTCACGCCACTGCGAAGAGAAGCGCGCAGCGAGAAGCAACCCGAGAAAAAGCAACCGAATCCCCCGAGGAAAGACTCGCCAGGCTAGCGGAAGCCAAAGCAGCCAGGACCGTTCTCTGGGCTGATCCCGAGCGGAACGTGGGCGTTCGCTTCCGTGTTACGAAGAAGGCGACCGACGATTACATCAACAACCGCCACTACCGGCGCGAGCAGCCGCTGCTTGTGCCAGCCGACGAAGCGttcgatgaagaagaacaacCGGTTGCCTATCAGCTCGAGTTTGACGAGGTGCTGGTTAGGTCGAGCAGGTTGCTCTTCACGATGCAGAAGAGCGAAGAAGTTAGCGAAGGTGCGGGAGGGAACCATGAAGGTACGGCTATCATTGTGTCTTTTGCATGATCGCGAGCTGCTAttcctttttccccttctcctaTCTGATCCAATCCCCTGTTCCCCAATGGAAGCAACAAGATTGAGCGTCTGGCGAGaccaagagaaagaagggaatggtAAGTAGTATGGTTGTTCCAAAACGATGCCGGTCTGCACATGGGGAGAAGGTTGGACGGAGGGGGGTGTTGAGGTGTGATAGACCGATTCACCACGGTTCGTTCACCCCAATCTCCTGCCGTTTGGCGCTTTTGCCCATGTGTTCGCGAGCAAGGTTGGATCGACAAGACTGTTTTGAAACCGAGTTGATATGGGTCACACCAACATTCTTTTCCGCATTAAACGAAGCATAGCTAACACTTTTTTCTCGCTATAGCTGTCTTCATGGACCCAACCGGCCCAGTTTCAATTCCAGTCCAGATGATTTTCTGGCCTTCGATGCTCATTGGCGGTGACTCGAACACTTTCCATTGGAACCACATGAGCGCCTTGGAGATGACCGGTCGGGCGTAATCGGCTTCTTTCTCCAAATACGCTGAACATGGGAGACGATTGCCAATTGCAGTGGTTTATCCCGGTCTCTGCTCACTCGACActgaactttttttttttcgtcaaACGACGCCATCCCCACTTCTTTCACTTTGTTTCCGACACGAAGCTTGAGGTTCTCCCAACGGAACGGAACTAGACCACTCGAACACCGATAGACAAGATGAGCTACACGGGATAGATGGGATAGAAAGTGACATGGGATAAGACAGACAGGATAAGAAGGGGCTCTACAAGGCACCTAGAGATACAGATGCGATTAAGTCTATTGCAGACATGGGTTTCGAGGAGTTCTATGGAGTTTCGAAAAGGATAGTTTGGAgatttttgtttctttttagATGTTTTCCTTAGTGTCTGGCATCGCAGCCAGCTAGTGAATCCAATTGAGatcattttttttctcaacctcctcgaaGCCGCTTGAAAATCTCATGAGTTCAAACACAAAAGGGATGGAAAGGGTTTTCGAGTCTCAATCTTCAAGACTGTGTCATGGAATATCAACGTCCGGGGAACAGCTTTTGACGATCGAAAACATCACCAATTGAGGATTCACATTCGACAACACAAGTTCACGCTATATCATCTTTTCCACGGAA belongs to Neurospora crassa OR74A linkage group IV, whole genome shotgun sequence and includes:
- a CDS encoding F-box domain-containing protein; the protein is MTTTTQGPATDLFFFFSDILEITAVVEASLYISWSSGRHAGLPFPKFLSDNRAPSDITPFRSTALFNEPLILLPSDSNTLSILHRSDSDQMGPTSAMDSLPNEILNDILDLLPTRALLPLVRVNSHFYSVALHILHQRLLQAAALPEHRLILECYHPSAKLSTPYLYCDYLRTDKIGAGPNGDEEANGPEPEPTLAGLKGLYSHFRPVVQEENRRPRLRYPRRQQQQANNGEPSTDAADHRPSEEVFLDEGELFSQLCCTTNLVKVGPKPGFFLSNVNVSDGIMRVWRSWLSDQTNSTLSSVASSASSSTTDLHATAKRSAQREATREKATESPEERLARLAEAKAARTVLWADPERNVGVRFRVTKKATDDYINNRHYRREQPLLVPADEAFDEEEQPVAYQLEFDEVLVRSSRLLFTMQKSEEVSEGAGGNHEAVFMDPTGPVSIPVQMIFWPSMLIGGDSNTFHWNHMSALEMTGRA